A genomic stretch from Theobroma cacao cultivar B97-61/B2 chromosome 4, Criollo_cocoa_genome_V2, whole genome shotgun sequence includes:
- the LOC18602294 gene encoding dual specificity protein kinase shkC: MENLAAQLKRGISRQFSTGSLKRTFSRQFTRQSSLDPRKNNLRFSFGRQSSLDPIRRSPVSDELTVPENLDSTMQLLFMACRGDVKGVEDLLNEGIDVNSIDLDGRTALHIAACEGHVEVVKLLLTRKANIDARDRWGSTAAADAKFYGNVDVYNILKARGAKVPKTRKTPMTVANPREVPEYELNPLELQVRKSDGITKGSYQVARWNGTKVAVKILDKDSYSDPETINAFKHELTLLEKVRHPNVVQFVGAVTQNIPMMIVSEYHSKGDLGSYLQRKGRLSPSKVLRFALDIARGMNYLHECKPDPIIHCDLKPKNVLLDNGGHLKVAGFGLIRLSKISPDKAKLAQPNADVDPSNIYMAPEIYKNVIFDRSVDAYSFGIMLYEMIEGVVPFHPKPAEEAVKLMCLEGKRPPFKTKSRSYPPDLRELVENCWDQEPVVRPIFAEIIVRLDKIIANCSKQGWWKDTFKLPWK; this comes from the exons ATGGAAAACTTAGCAGCGCAGCTTAAACGGGGAATATCCCGCCAATTCTCAACTGGGTCGTTAAAACGGACTTTCAGCCGCCAATTCACGAGGCAATCGTCGCTCGACCCGCGGAAGAACAATCTGCGGTTCAGCTTCGGTCGGCAGTCGTCGCTTGACCCCATTAGGAGGAGTCCCGTCAGTGATGAGCTGACGGTGCCGGAGAACCTGGACTCGACCATGCAGCTGCTGTTCATGGCGTGTAGAGGGGATGTGAAAGGAGTGGAGGATTTGTTGAATGAAGGCATTGATGTTAATAGCATTGATTTGGATGGCCGTACTGCTTTGCATATTGCTGCTTGTGAGGGTCATGTTGAGGTTGTTAAGCTTCTTCTTACTAGGAAGGCTAACATTGATGCCCGTGATCGTTGGGGTAGCACG GCAGCTGCTGATGCAAAGTTTTATGGAAATGTAGATgtgtataatattttaaaggcTCGTGGAGCCAAAGTTCCT AAAACCAGGAAAACGCCAATGACAGTTGCTAACCCTCGAGAGGTTCCAGAGTATGAGCTTAATCCATTGGAGCTTCAAGTTCGGAAGTCCGATGGTATAACAAAG GGATCATATCAAGTGGCAAGATGGAATGGCACAAAGGTTGCTGTAAAGATACTAGATAAGGACAGCTATTCAGACCCTGAGACCAT AAATGCTTTCAAGCATGAGCTAACTTTACTAGAAAAAGTTCGACATCCTAATGTGGTTCAATTTGTCGGAGCTGTTACACAAAATATTCCCATGATGATTGTTTCAGAGTATCATTCTAAA GGTGACTTGGGAAGCTACCTTCAAAGGAAAGGGCGTCTATCTCCATccaaagttttaagatttGCTCTTGACATAGCCAG GGGAATGAATTACCTTCATGAATGTAAACCAGATCCAATCATTCACTGTGATTTAAAGCCAAA AAATGTGTTGCTGGATAATGGTGGTCACTTGAAGGTAGCTGGATTTGGTTTGATAAGATTGTCAAAAATATCACCAGACAAGGCAAAATTAGCACAGCCAAATGCTGATGTTGATCCATCGA ATATATATATGGCACCTGAGATTTATAAAAATGTGATTTTTGATCGAAGCGTTGATGCATATTCTTTCGGTATCATGCTATATGAG ATGATTGAAGGAGTAGTGCCTTTTCATCCCAAGCCTGCAGAAGAGGCTGTAAAATTGATGTGTTTGGAAGGAAAGAGACCACCATTCAAGACCAAATCAAGAAGTTATCCTCCAGACTTAAGAGA GCTGGTTGAGAACTGCTGGGATCAAGAACCTGTTGTCAGGCCGATTTTTGCGGAGATTATTGTACGATTAGACAAAATAATTGCCAACTGCTCAAAACAAGGGTGGTGGAAAGACACTTTCAAGCTTCCCTG